A part of Bacteroidota bacterium genomic DNA contains:
- a CDS encoding sigma-70 family RNA polymerase sigma factor, with protein sequence MTDREILDLFHSGSGKERAFTILIEAYQQKIYWHVRRMVKSHDDTNDVMQNTFVKVWNALENFRADSQLFTWIYRIATNETITFLNSRTRKATVAFDGSDSEDEEGGYSPASYLKGESSDIDGEHIQRKLQRAIDSLPEKQKMVFNLRYYDEMPYEQMSEVLDTSVGALKASYHHAAQKIEKIILEED encoded by the coding sequence ATGACCGACCGAGAAATACTTGATTTGTTTCATTCCGGCTCGGGGAAAGAACGAGCCTTTACTATTCTTATTGAAGCCTATCAGCAAAAAATTTATTGGCACGTGCGCAGAATGGTGAAGAGCCATGATGACACGAACGATGTAATGCAAAATACCTTTGTTAAGGTATGGAATGCATTAGAGAATTTCCGGGCTGACTCACAACTTTTTACTTGGATTTATCGCATTGCTACGAACGAAACCATCACCTTTCTGAATAGCAGGACAAGAAAAGCAACCGTAGCTTTCGACGGCTCCGACTCGGAAGATGAAGAAGGAGGCTACTCACCTGCCAGTTATTTAAAAGGAGAATCGAGCGATATTGACGGTGAACATATTCAGCGGAAGTTGCAAAGGGCGATTGATAGTCTTCCTGAAAAACAAAAGATGGTTTTTAATCTGCGCTATTATGATGAAATGCCCTATGAGCAGATGAGCGAAGTACTCGACACTAGTGTTGGTGCGTTGAAAGCCAGCTACCATCATGCAGCACAGAAAATTGAAAAAATTATTCTCGAAGAGGATTAA
- a CDS encoding transketolase family protein yields MTLADFVSTGNKDTRSGFGAGMLELGRTNANVVALCADLVGSLKLDAFIKEFPHRFFQTGVAEANMIGIAAGMTIGGKIPFATTFANFATGRVYDQIRQSVAYSGKNVKIAASHAGVTLGEDGATHQILEDIGLMQMLPGMVVINPCDYNQTKEATIAAAEYVGPVYLRFGRPVWPIFMPEGSFKIGKPIVMNEGKDVTIFATGHLVWKAVEAAKQLEAEGLSVELINIHTIKPLDEEAVIRSVAKTKCAVVAEEHNRIGGLGSTVASLLARHQPTPLEYVAVDDSFGESGTPDQLMKKYGLDTPDVINAVKKVLLRKK; encoded by the coding sequence ATGACCTTAGCAGATTTTGTTTCTACAGGAAATAAGGACACTCGTTCGGGATTCGGAGCGGGTATGCTCGAATTGGGAAGAACTAATGCCAACGTGGTGGCGCTATGCGCTGATTTGGTAGGCTCTTTAAAACTCGACGCTTTCATCAAAGAATTTCCCCACCGCTTTTTTCAAACGGGTGTGGCGGAGGCAAACATGATTGGCATTGCCGCCGGAATGACTATCGGGGGAAAGATTCCTTTCGCGACAACGTTCGCCAATTTTGCCACCGGTAGGGTATATGACCAGATTCGCCAGTCGGTTGCGTATTCGGGTAAGAATGTAAAGATCGCCGCTTCACACGCGGGGGTTACACTGGGTGAAGACGGTGCCACACATCAGATTCTTGAAGACATCGGCCTGATGCAAATGCTTCCTGGAATGGTAGTGATAAATCCCTGCGATTATAATCAGACAAAAGAGGCGACTATTGCTGCGGCTGAATATGTAGGCCCGGTTTATCTGCGCTTCGGCAGACCGGTGTGGCCTATCTTTATGCCGGAAGGAAGTTTCAAAATTGGCAAACCGATTGTGATGAATGAAGGAAAGGATGTCACCATTTTCGCCACCGGCCATCTGGTTTGGAAGGCAGTAGAAGCGGCAAAACAATTAGAAGCAGAAGGGCTTTCGGTTGAACTCATTAATATTCATACAATTAAACCTTTAGATGAAGAGGCGGTCATACGTTCAGTGGCTAAAACCAAATGCGCTGTCGTAGCTGAAGAACATAACCGGATTGGAGGGTTGGGAAGCACTGTGGCCAGTTTGTTGGCGCGTCATCAGCCCACTCCACTGGAGTATGTAGCAGTAGATGATAGCTTTGGTGAAAGCGGCACTCCAGACCAGTTAATGAAAAAGTATGGTTTGGATACACCGGATGTTATCAATGCGGTGAAGAAAGTGCTACTAAGGAAAAAATAG
- a CDS encoding VWA domain-containing protein, giving the protein MSGIKSYQIVCVVLLTAWVMMSDSLQAQDRTRILFLLDASVSMKNEWKGGTKWQIATKALTEIVDSVSKIPNVEMGLRVFGHLSPEPEKNCRDSRLEVAIDSNTAKKIRKKVEEIRPKGITPLVYSIEKSALDFGNYSAKNILIIITDGEDACDRDACSVTMILEKHNVILRPFIIGMSLQSNMVSSMRCMGKLFNTNSAEEFTTTLSTVVSEAIAKTTVQVNLNDKNGKPMETGANMTFYDIESGIAKFNFYHSMNARGLPDTMVLSPMFKYKLQIHTIPPIVVDNIELKKNQHLVINISAPQGYLNCILQGNISKTAALDRIKCLVHYPGEQKTLNVQRINSKEKYITGTYELEVMTLPRMTVKNVKIDQSKTTEVLIPAPGILTINKVFEAYGGIFIMEDNRMKKIYDLRLKDRQETLTLQPGKYRLVYRSKNARTIHTTVDKEFEVTSGGSLSLKL; this is encoded by the coding sequence ATGAGTGGGATAAAATCATACCAGATTGTCTGCGTGGTTCTCCTGACCGCGTGGGTTATGATGTCCGATTCGCTCCAGGCACAGGACCGGACCCGGATTCTTTTTCTGCTTGACGCTTCGGTCAGTATGAAAAATGAATGGAAGGGGGGAACCAAATGGCAGATTGCCACCAAAGCACTTACAGAAATTGTGGACAGCGTTTCTAAGATTCCAAATGTAGAAATGGGTCTGCGGGTGTTCGGCCACCTCAGTCCCGAACCCGAGAAGAACTGTCGCGATTCGCGCCTCGAAGTTGCGATTGATTCGAATACAGCAAAAAAGATAAGAAAGAAAGTGGAAGAAATCAGGCCCAAAGGAATTACTCCTCTGGTTTATTCCATTGAGAAAAGTGCGCTTGATTTCGGCAATTATTCAGCCAAAAATATTCTCATTATCATCACGGATGGTGAAGATGCCTGTGACCGCGATGCCTGCTCGGTAACCATGATTCTTGAGAAGCACAACGTTATCCTTCGCCCTTTTATCATCGGCATGTCATTGCAATCAAACATGGTAAGTAGTATGAGGTGTATGGGTAAGTTGTTCAACACCAATAGTGCTGAAGAATTTACAACTACCCTATCCACTGTTGTTTCTGAAGCCATTGCCAAGACCACCGTACAGGTAAACCTGAACGATAAGAACGGCAAGCCCATGGAGACCGGAGCGAATATGACATTCTATGATATTGAATCCGGTATTGCGAAATTCAACTTCTATCATTCCATGAATGCGCGCGGCTTACCCGATACGATGGTTTTATCGCCCATGTTTAAATACAAATTACAGATTCATACTATCCCCCCCATTGTGGTAGATAATATTGAACTAAAAAAGAATCAGCATTTGGTTATCAATATTTCTGCGCCCCAGGGCTATCTGAACTGTATTTTGCAAGGTAATATTTCAAAGACTGCTGCTTTGGACCGGATAAAATGTCTCGTCCACTATCCCGGCGAACAGAAAACCTTGAATGTGCAGCGAATCAATTCTAAAGAGAAGTATATCACTGGGACCTACGAACTGGAGGTAATGACTCTGCCGAGGATGACCGTGAAGAACGTTAAGATTGATCAGAGTAAAACTACGGAGGTGTTGATTCCGGCTCCGGGTATCTTAACGATCAACAAAGTCTTTGAAGCTTATGGAGGTATCTTCATCATGGAAGACAATCGCATGAAAAAGATTTATGACCTTCGGTTGAAAGACCGGCAGGAAACATTAACACTTCAGCCGGGCAAATATCGTCTGGTCTATCGTTCAAAGAATGCGCGTACAATTCACACCACCGTTGATAAAGAATTTGAGGTTACCTCCGGAGGTAGTTTAAGTTTGAAACTTTAA
- a CDS encoding DUF1295 domain-containing protein, with protein sequence MIHLEMLNQITTVWMVLAVITFFFLLRQTQPYGRHTSSKWGALMSNRWGWFIQEAPSMIFLSLFFFLGTIQKTPVSYLLWGLWMIHYINRTFVFPFRIKTKGKKIPVMIVAAAICFNFMNGFVNGYWLGNFGGNYEPSVYFTSAQFFIGAIVFISGFLINIHSDNILIHLRKPGETGYKIPTGGMFRFVSCPNHMGEIIEWIGFAILAGGLPAWSFALWAFCNIVPRSLDHHRWYQNKFPDYPKDRKAVIPFIL encoded by the coding sequence ATGATTCACCTCGAAATGCTAAACCAAATCACCACCGTCTGGATGGTGCTGGCTGTCATTACCTTCTTCTTTTTATTGAGACAAACACAACCCTACGGCAGGCACACATCTTCCAAATGGGGCGCATTGATGAGCAACCGGTGGGGTTGGTTTATACAAGAAGCGCCTTCGATGATTTTCCTTTCTCTGTTTTTCTTTCTGGGAACCATTCAGAAAACACCCGTCAGCTATTTGCTCTGGGGCCTGTGGATGATTCATTACATCAACCGGACCTTTGTTTTCCCTTTTCGAATTAAAACCAAAGGGAAAAAGATACCGGTGATGATTGTTGCAGCCGCTATTTGCTTCAATTTCATGAATGGCTTTGTCAACGGCTATTGGCTTGGCAATTTTGGTGGAAATTATGAGCCCAGTGTTTATTTCACTTCAGCACAATTCTTCATTGGGGCGATTGTTTTCATCAGTGGCTTCCTTATCAATATTCATTCAGATAATATTCTGATTCATCTGCGCAAGCCTGGAGAAACCGGATATAAAATTCCTACCGGCGGAATGTTCCGGTTTGTTTCTTGTCCCAATCACATGGGCGAAATCATTGAGTGGATTGGTTTTGCCATTCTGGCGGGAGGCTTACCTGCTTGGAGTTTTGCATTGTGGGCTTTCTGCAACATCGTGCCGAGGTCATTAGACCATCACCGTTGGTATCAGAATAAATTTCCCGACTATCCGAAAGACCGCAAAGCAGTGATTCCTTTTATTCTTTAA
- a CDS encoding transketolase, protein MASTEELKKICSQVRRDIVRMTNGAASGHPGGSLGCTEFMVALYFGRMKQNKEFAMDGIGEDLFFLSNGHICPVWYSVLAHSGYFDKSELATFRKLNTRLQGHPTTHEHLPGVRIASGSLGQGLSVAIGAALSKKMNGDHSLVYTLHGDGEFQEGQIWEALMFAPHNKVDNLIATIDYNNKQIDGDVDDVLSHRDLKAKIETFGWDVVELKEGNNIEAVVATLKEAQLRTGKGKPVFILMHTEMGYGVDFMIGDHKWHGVAPNNEQLAKALGQLEETLGDY, encoded by the coding sequence ATGGCATCTACAGAGGAATTGAAGAAAATCTGTTCGCAGGTTCGCAGGGATATTGTTCGCATGACCAATGGCGCGGCCTCCGGCCATCCGGGCGGTTCGCTTGGCTGCACCGAATTTATGGTAGCGCTTTATTTTGGCCGGATGAAACAAAACAAGGAATTTGCGATGGATGGCATTGGCGAAGACCTTTTCTTTCTATCCAACGGTCATATCTGCCCGGTATGGTACAGTGTCTTGGCCCATTCCGGCTACTTTGATAAAAGTGAATTGGCAACATTCCGCAAACTCAATACCCGTTTACAGGGACATCCTACCACCCATGAACACCTGCCGGGCGTTCGCATCGCATCCGGTTCTTTAGGGCAGGGATTGAGCGTAGCTATTGGCGCGGCACTAAGCAAAAAGATGAATGGTGACCATTCGCTGGTTTATACACTACACGGAGATGGAGAATTTCAGGAAGGCCAAATTTGGGAAGCGCTGATGTTTGCACCGCACAACAAAGTAGATAACCTGATTGCCACTATTGATTATAACAACAAGCAGATAGACGGCGATGTGGATGATGTATTGAGCCACCGGGATCTCAAAGCCAAAATCGAAACCTTCGGATGGGATGTCGTTGAATTGAAAGAAGGAAATAACATCGAAGCAGTGGTTGCCACTTTGAAAGAAGCACAGCTCCGAACCGGTAAAGGCAAACCCGTATTTATTTTGATGCACACAGAAATGGGCTATGGCGTTGACTTTATGATCGGCGATCACAAATGGCACGGTGTGGCGCCCAATAATGAGCAACTTGCAAAGGCGTTGGGACAATTAGAGGAAACACTAGGAGATTATTAA
- a CDS encoding VWA domain-containing protein, with protein MSSTINFEVQTFNSKLIWVFVLIFCQLSTVNCQQAQQTQVFKPNINRVLFVLDGSGSMKQAWGEKTKFQSAKDLLVKIIDSVERQNPNVEFAVRVFGYQSSREQKNCKDSKLLVRFGKNNAAKIQEALKNITPQGMSPIAYSIQMGAKDFPDDEKSLNSLILITDGEENCEGDPCIASKDLVEKKITLKPFIVGLGVEPSVYQKFNCVGTFFDTKDEASFYNTVGVIIRQTLNTTTVQVNLLDLSGEPTVTNIPFTLYDHYSGKVEYNFVHTLNEKGNPDTLFLDPVGVYDIELHTFPPVRKEGIELTPGKHNIIALDAPAGDLTVDCIGASIANNDAQVIVRSKSNPKEILNVQDLNGQSKYLRGNYELEILTNPETFQNIILTAFTENKSSVSNYGTLYLTSLESIIASVYQEVNGMSEMIDQFDASNKTATRKYQPGEYLIVYKAVNNRDSESTKNQRFVIEDGRTVVLNL; from the coding sequence ATGAGTTCTACGATAAACTTTGAGGTTCAAACTTTCAACTCAAAACTCATTTGGGTTTTTGTGCTAATCTTCTGTCAACTGTCAACCGTCAACTGTCAACAAGCCCAACAAACTCAGGTTTTCAAACCAAACATCAACCGGGTGCTCTTTGTTCTGGATGGTTCGGGTAGTATGAAACAAGCTTGGGGAGAGAAAACCAAGTTTCAATCAGCCAAGGATTTGCTGGTGAAAATTATTGATTCGGTAGAAAGGCAGAACCCGAATGTTGAATTTGCGGTGCGGGTTTTTGGTTATCAGAGTTCTCGGGAGCAAAAAAACTGTAAGGATAGCAAACTGCTAGTCCGATTTGGGAAGAACAATGCTGCAAAAATTCAGGAGGCTTTGAAAAATATCACTCCACAAGGCATGTCACCCATTGCCTACTCTATCCAGATGGGTGCTAAAGATTTTCCCGATGATGAAAAGAGTTTGAACTCCTTGATTCTGATTACCGACGGCGAAGAGAATTGTGAGGGCGACCCTTGTATTGCTTCCAAAGATTTAGTAGAAAAAAAAATCACACTCAAACCATTCATTGTAGGATTAGGAGTTGAACCATCGGTCTATCAAAAATTTAATTGTGTAGGTACTTTTTTTGATACGAAGGATGAGGCCTCTTTTTATAATACCGTGGGTGTTATTATCCGTCAAACACTGAATACCACCACCGTGCAAGTCAATCTTTTAGATCTGAGCGGTGAACCCACGGTAACGAATATACCGTTCACGCTATATGACCATTACTCCGGCAAAGTGGAATACAATTTTGTACATACGCTGAACGAAAAAGGAAATCCTGATACCTTATTTCTCGATCCGGTTGGCGTTTATGATATTGAACTGCATACGTTCCCTCCGGTGCGCAAAGAAGGTATAGAACTGACTCCTGGCAAGCATAATATTATTGCACTCGATGCACCCGCCGGAGATTTGACCGTGGACTGCATCGGCGCTTCTATTGCCAATAACGACGCACAAGTAATAGTCCGATCAAAGAGTAACCCGAAAGAAATTCTAAACGTACAGGATTTGAATGGGCAGAGTAAATACCTACGGGGAAATTATGAATTGGAGATACTCACCAACCCCGAAACATTTCAGAATATTATCCTGACTGCCTTTACTGAAAACAAATCCAGTGTATCGAATTACGGTACATTATATCTCACCTCTCTAGAAAGTATTATAGCCAGTGTTTATCAAGAGGTGAACGGCATGTCGGAAATGATTGACCAGTTTGATGCCAGTAATAAAACTGCCACACGGAAGTATCAGCCGGGAGAATATCTGATTGTATATAAGGCCGTGAATAACCGCGACAGCGAGTCCACTAAAAATCAGCGTTTTGTAATTGAAGATGGAAGAACAGTTGTACTGAATCTATGA